The Stomoxys calcitrans chromosome 3, idStoCalc2.1, whole genome shotgun sequence genome includes a region encoding these proteins:
- the LOC106088709 gene encoding homogentisate 1,2-dioxygenase, whose protein sequence is MSDYKYMCGFGSHFSSEDPRCPNALPVGQNTPQKCAYGLYAEQLSGTAFTAPRKENARTWLYRINPSAKHQPFQSYEKEGGKYLTHNWDEQKPNPNQMRWKPFDMPAPSEKVNFAQGLHTVCGAGDARCRHGLAVHVFMCNVSMKDCAFYNSDGDFLIVPQEGVLDITTEFGKMKVAPNEICVIPQGVRYSVNVAGPTRGYILEVYDNHFHLPDLGPIGANGLANPRDFETPVAWFENREVKDFAVISKYQGHLFVAKQNHSCFDVVAWHGNYVPYKYDLAKFNVINSVSFDHCDPSIFTVLTCPSSRYGTAIADFVIFPPRWSVQERTFRPPYYHRNCMSEFMGLILGRYEAKEEGFMPGGATLHSMMTPHGPDAKCFEGASNAKLVPERVAEGTQAFMFESSLSMAVTKWGEETCQKLDAKYYECWQMLKNNFKLQ, encoded by the exons tatATGTGTGGTTTTGGTTCCCATTTTTCTTCGGAGGATCCACGTTGTCCCAATGCTCTTCCCGTTGGACAAAATACACCACAGAAGTGTGCCTATGGGCTCTATGCTGAGCAATTGTCTGGTACAGCTTTTACTGCGCCACGCAAAGAAAATGCTCGCACTTGGCTCTATCGAATCAATCCCAGTGCAAAACATCAACCATTTCAGTCGTACGAGAAGGAGGGTGGAAAATATTTGACACACAATTGGGATGAACAGAAACCTAATCCAAATCAG ATGCGTTGGAAACCATTTGACATGCCTGCCCCTTCGGAGAAAGTAAATTTCGCCCAAGGTCTGCATACGGTATGCGGTGCTGGTGATGCTCGTTGTCGCCATGGTCTGGCGGTGCACGTCTTCATGTGCAATGTGTCGATGAAGGACTGTGCTTTCTATAACAGCGATGGTGATTTCCTTATTG TTCCCCAAGAAGGAGTTTTGGACATAACCACTGAATTTGGTAAAATGAAGGTTGCTCCAAATGAAATCTGTGTAATACCTCAGGGAGTTCGTTATTCCGTCAATGTTGCAGGTCCCACAAG gGGTTACATCTTGGAGGTATACGACAATCATTTCCATTTGCCAGATTTGGGACCCATTGGTGCCAATGGCTTAGCCAATCCCAGAGATTTTGAAACTCCTGTAGCTTGGTTTGAAAATCGTGAAGTTAAAG ATTTTGCTGTGATTTCTAAATATCAGGGTCATCTATTTGTGGCCAAACAAAATCATTCCTGTTTCGATGTTGTTGCCTGGCATGGCAATTATGTCCCCTACAAATATGACTTGGCCAAATTCAATGTTATCAACTCGGTCAGTTTTGATCATTGCGATCCCAGCATTTTCACAGTTTTGACATGTCCCAGTTCGCGATACGGTACTGCCATTGCTGATTTTGTTATCTTTCCGCCCAGATGGTCGGTGCAGGAGCGTACATTTAGACCTCCGTATTATCATC GCAATTGCATGAGTGAATTTATGGGCTTGATACTGGGGCGCTATGAGGCGAAAGAAGAAGGCTTCATGCCAGGTGGAGCCACATTGCATTCTATGATGACTCCCCATGGTCCAGATGCCAAATGTTTCGAAGGTGCTTCTAATGCGAAATTGGTACCCGAGCGTGTGGCCGAGGGCACTCAG gCTTTTATGTTTGAATCGTCCCTTAGCATGGCTGTCACCAAATGGGGCGAAGAGACTTGCCAAAAACTAGATGCCAAATACTATGAGTGCTGGCAAATGTTGAAGAATAATTTCAAATTGCAATGA